In the Myxococcus fulvus genome, one interval contains:
- a CDS encoding pyridoxal-dependent decarboxylase gives MRDESNRGDGGVPHLSPEEFRELGHRLVDWVADYQQRLESFPVRSQVAPGEVASKLPLRPPEEGLDGVKGWDAVLKDLEDVILPGVTHWQSPSFFAYFPANASGPAVLGELLSAGLGVQGMLWSTSPAATELETRVVDWLVDLLGLPEDFRSTSARGGGVIQGTASEATLVAMVAARERVRRGGAPADSEWVAYASTQAHSSVLKAAMLCGVAHGAEDTTHVRLIETNDRYGMRPELLERAILQDLEAGRVPFFVCATVGSTSSGAVDPVRAIGEVMARTPVRSTGGWLHIDAAWAGSALVCPEHRDLLDSMNRVDSFAFNPHKWLLTNFDCNAFFTRDRQALLDALSVTPEYLRNAASASGAVIDYRDWQVPLGRRFRALKLWFVLRHYGAKGLRAHIREHVRLAKCFESWVKEDARFELAVPRSLSLVCFRLKPLPGESAKDTDARNRELLERVNASGKVFLTHTVLPSVEEAPARYILRMAIGAATTEERHVRAAWELLVASVR, from the coding sequence ATGCGCGACGAATCGAACCGTGGTGATGGCGGCGTGCCCCATCTGAGCCCCGAGGAGTTTCGTGAGCTGGGGCACCGGCTGGTGGACTGGGTCGCTGACTATCAGCAGCGGCTGGAGTCCTTCCCCGTGCGCTCGCAGGTGGCCCCGGGGGAGGTCGCCTCGAAGCTGCCCCTGCGTCCACCGGAGGAGGGGCTCGACGGGGTGAAGGGTTGGGATGCGGTCCTCAAGGATTTGGAGGACGTCATCCTTCCCGGCGTGACGCATTGGCAGTCGCCGTCGTTCTTCGCGTACTTCCCCGCGAATGCCTCGGGTCCGGCGGTGCTCGGTGAGCTGCTATCCGCGGGCTTGGGGGTGCAGGGCATGCTCTGGTCCACGAGCCCCGCGGCGACGGAGCTGGAGACGCGCGTGGTGGACTGGCTCGTGGACCTGCTGGGGTTGCCCGAGGACTTCCGCTCCACCTCCGCGCGAGGGGGCGGTGTCATCCAGGGCACCGCGAGCGAGGCGACGCTCGTGGCCATGGTGGCCGCCCGGGAGCGCGTGCGTCGTGGCGGTGCTCCCGCGGACTCCGAGTGGGTGGCGTATGCCTCCACGCAGGCCCACTCGTCCGTGCTCAAGGCGGCGATGTTGTGCGGCGTGGCGCATGGCGCGGAGGACACGACGCATGTGCGGCTCATCGAGACGAACGACCGTTATGGGATGCGGCCCGAGCTGCTGGAGCGCGCCATCCTCCAGGACCTCGAGGCAGGACGCGTGCCCTTCTTCGTGTGCGCCACGGTGGGCAGTACGTCGTCCGGCGCGGTGGACCCGGTTCGTGCGATTGGCGAGGTGATGGCTCGCACTCCGGTGCGCTCTACCGGTGGTTGGCTGCACATCGACGCGGCGTGGGCGGGCTCGGCGCTGGTGTGCCCCGAGCACCGGGATTTGCTCGACAGCATGAACCGGGTGGACTCGTTCGCCTTCAACCCGCACAAGTGGCTGCTCACCAACTTCGACTGCAATGCCTTCTTCACGCGCGACCGGCAGGCGCTGCTCGATGCGCTCAGCGTGACGCCGGAGTACCTGCGCAACGCCGCGAGCGCGAGCGGGGCGGTCATCGACTACCGCGACTGGCAGGTGCCGCTGGGCCGACGCTTCCGTGCGCTCAAGCTGTGGTTCGTGCTGCGTCATTACGGCGCGAAGGGGCTGCGCGCGCACATCCGTGAGCACGTACGCCTGGCGAAGTGCTTCGAGTCCTGGGTGAAGGAGGACGCGCGCTTCGAGCTGGCCGTGCCCCGCTCGCTGTCGCTGGTGTGCTTCCGCTTGAAGCCGCTTCCGGGGGAGTCAGCGAAGGACACCGACGCGAGGAACCGTGAGCTGCTGGAGCGCGTGAATGCTTCCGGCAAGGTGTTCCTCACGCACACGGTGTTGCCGTCGGTGGAGGAAGCGCCCGCACGGTACATATTGCGGATGGCCATCGGCGCGGCGACGACGGAGGAGCGACACGTCCGCGCCGCCTGGGAGTTGCTCGTCGCCTCTGTTCGCTGA
- a CDS encoding VOC family protein translates to MRITASAISLNVEDVSASAAFMKRHFGFTEDMSAEGFVSLSRKDAGFNLIFLRTGLSSLKPESLKHRKAEGILVAFVVDDIDAEYRRLQDEGVRILTPIETEPWGERFFQVADDNGVILQLVQWMHPPPEGVVS, encoded by the coding sequence ATGCGCATCACCGCATCCGCCATCTCGCTGAATGTCGAAGACGTGTCCGCATCCGCGGCGTTCATGAAGCGCCACTTCGGGTTCACGGAGGACATGTCCGCGGAGGGGTTCGTGTCCCTGTCGCGCAAGGACGCGGGGTTCAACCTCATCTTCCTGCGCACGGGGCTCTCGTCGCTGAAGCCCGAGTCGCTCAAGCACCGCAAGGCGGAGGGCATCCTCGTCGCGTTCGTCGTCGACGACATCGACGCCGAGTACCGACGCCTGCAGGACGAGGGCGTCCGGATCCTCACGCCCATCGAGACCGAGCCCTGGGGCGAGCGCTTCTTCCAGGTCGCGGATGACAATGGCGTCATCCTCCAACTGGTCCAGTGGATGCACCCGCCGCCGGAAGGCGTGGTGAGCTGA
- a CDS encoding TetR/AcrR family transcriptional regulator, whose amino-acid sequence MATHRSGAGDPARTLELLWRKDVPSAGQRGPKPTLNVDAIIASAVELADREGLEALTMRKLAERLSVGPMTLYTYVPGKAELVDLMLDQLYAEMPRRAPEDAGWRARLEAVARDNHALYERHPWMSDIATSRPPLGPGLMAKYEYELGAVEGLGLDDVEMDAALTFVLGFVESSARSTSRARAASADTAKTEEAWWKANEPLLARVMDPARYPLASRVGAAAGAAHGAAYSPDHAFGFGLQRVLDGLGALIQSRQPRRPSPRTPR is encoded by the coding sequence ATGGCGACACATCGCAGCGGCGCGGGGGACCCCGCCCGGACGCTGGAGCTGCTCTGGAGGAAGGACGTCCCCTCGGCGGGGCAGCGGGGACCCAAGCCGACGCTGAACGTCGACGCCATCATCGCGTCGGCGGTGGAGCTGGCGGACCGGGAGGGCCTGGAGGCGCTGACCATGCGCAAGCTGGCCGAGCGGCTCTCCGTGGGTCCGATGACGCTCTACACCTACGTCCCAGGCAAGGCGGAGCTGGTGGACCTGATGCTCGACCAGCTCTACGCGGAGATGCCGCGTCGAGCGCCCGAGGACGCAGGCTGGCGCGCCCGGCTCGAAGCGGTGGCCCGTGACAACCATGCACTGTACGAGCGGCACCCCTGGATGAGCGACATCGCCACCAGTCGTCCGCCCCTGGGCCCTGGGTTGATGGCGAAGTACGAGTACGAGCTCGGAGCAGTGGAGGGGCTCGGCCTGGACGATGTCGAGATGGATGCGGCGCTGACCTTCGTGCTGGGCTTCGTCGAGTCCTCCGCGAGGAGCACGAGCCGCGCGCGCGCGGCCTCCGCCGACACGGCGAAGACCGAGGAGGCCTGGTGGAAGGCGAACGAGCCACTGCTGGCCCGCGTCATGGACCCGGCCCGCTATCCACTGGCCTCGCGCGTGGGGGCCGCCGCGGGAGCAGCCCACGGCGCCGCCTACAGCCCGGACCATGCCTTCGGCTTCGGCCTCCAGCGAGTCCTCGATGGACTGGGCGCGCTCATCCAGTCCAGACAGCCACGGAGGCCCTCTCCCCGAACGCCCCGGTGA
- a CDS encoding LysR family transcriptional regulator has protein sequence MSIQIGAIDLNLLLVLHTVLTERSVVRASERLHVTPSAISNSLARLRALLGDPLVTRKGRGIVPTPRALALAPAIGRGLREMELALHEVPFEPERCTQTFTLAVSDAGQLTWVPRIAALMRQEMPDARLSVVGIDSLVSLGDLGSGQVDLHLGLAGKGTGLHLEPLLTERTVLVARRGHPVSGKRLSARALGGLQHVRVEMVPGKSFRDAVGAAYARAGIAREVVMAVPSFTAAAAVVATTDLVATLPESLVSEKGARFAVQAVDAPTPPHTVRISMCWHERTHVDPAARYFRELVRRGVLAS, from the coding sequence ATGAGCATTCAAATCGGGGCCATCGACCTCAACCTGCTCCTGGTGCTCCACACCGTGCTCACAGAGCGCAGCGTGGTCCGAGCGTCGGAGCGGCTCCACGTCACGCCGTCGGCCATCAGCAACAGCCTGGCGCGGCTGCGCGCGCTGCTCGGAGACCCGCTGGTGACGCGCAAGGGGCGGGGCATCGTGCCGACGCCCAGGGCGCTCGCGCTGGCGCCGGCCATCGGTCGCGGACTGCGGGAGATGGAGCTGGCGCTCCATGAGGTTCCGTTCGAGCCGGAGCGCTGCACGCAGACCTTCACCTTGGCGGTCTCGGATGCGGGACAGCTCACGTGGGTGCCGCGCATCGCGGCGCTGATGCGTCAGGAGATGCCGGACGCGCGGCTGTCCGTGGTGGGCATCGACTCGCTCGTGTCGCTGGGGGACTTGGGGTCGGGGCAGGTGGACCTGCACCTGGGGCTCGCGGGGAAGGGGACGGGGCTGCACCTCGAGCCGTTGCTGACGGAGCGCACGGTGCTGGTGGCGCGCCGGGGGCATCCGGTGTCGGGCAAGCGGCTGTCCGCGCGGGCGCTGGGTGGGCTCCAGCATGTCCGGGTGGAGATGGTGCCGGGGAAGAGCTTCCGTGACGCGGTGGGGGCGGCGTACGCGCGGGCGGGGATTGCTCGGGAGGTGGTGATGGCGGTGCCGTCGTTCACGGCCGCGGCGGCGGTGGTCGCCACGACGGACCTGGTCGCGACGCTGCCGGAGTCACTGGTCAGCGAGAAGGGGGCGAGGTTCGCGGTGCAGGCGGTCGATGCGCCGACTCCTCCGCACACGGTGCGAATCTCGATGTGCTGGCACGAGCGCACCCATGTGGACCCGGCGGCGCGCTACTTCCGTGAACTGGTTCGGCGCGGTGTGCTGGCGTCCTGA
- a CDS encoding haloalkane dehalogenase, whose protein sequence is MHRLLGWLVTCALIACHASAPVIPHPTPMPTTHQLPVLDSFLSYREEGTGSPIVFLHGNPTSSYVWRNVMPRLADRGRCLAPDLIGMGSSGKPDIAYRYADHARYLDAWFDALGLRDVVLVGYDWGGVLALDWASRHPDRVRGVVVFETFLRPMHWSEWPPQGEKLFRALRTPGVGEQMVLEQNEFLERSLSNGVKTGLTDSARAAYYAPYPDAASRRPMLQWPREIPIDGSPADVAAVIEHYDTWLAQPTAKPALLLTFEGGSLSAPKTIEWARTQFPRLEIVPLSPAGHHAPEDVPEDISGALRSWLDRQGW, encoded by the coding sequence ATGCACAGACTGCTCGGCTGGCTCGTCACCTGCGCGCTCATCGCGTGCCACGCATCCGCACCCGTCATCCCCCACCCCACGCCCATGCCCACCACCCACCAACTCCCCGTCCTCGACTCGTTCCTCTCCTACCGTGAAGAGGGCACCGGCTCGCCCATCGTCTTCCTCCACGGCAACCCCACGTCCTCGTACGTCTGGCGCAACGTGATGCCCCGGCTCGCGGACCGTGGCCGATGCCTCGCGCCGGACCTCATCGGCATGGGGAGCTCCGGCAAGCCCGACATCGCCTACCGGTACGCCGACCATGCGCGCTACCTCGACGCCTGGTTCGACGCGCTCGGCCTGCGCGACGTCGTGCTCGTCGGCTACGACTGGGGTGGAGTGCTCGCCCTCGACTGGGCCTCGCGGCATCCGGACCGCGTGCGCGGCGTCGTGGTCTTCGAGACCTTCCTGCGCCCCATGCACTGGAGCGAGTGGCCACCCCAGGGCGAGAAGCTGTTCCGCGCCCTGCGCACGCCCGGCGTCGGTGAGCAGATGGTGCTCGAGCAGAACGAGTTCCTCGAGCGCTCGCTCAGCAACGGCGTCAAGACGGGCCTCACCGACAGCGCCCGGGCGGCCTACTACGCGCCCTACCCCGACGCCGCGTCACGGCGCCCCATGCTCCAGTGGCCCCGCGAGATTCCCATCGACGGCTCCCCTGCCGATGTCGCCGCCGTCATCGAGCACTACGACACCTGGCTCGCCCAGCCCACCGCGAAGCCCGCGCTCCTGTTGACGTTCGAAGGCGGCAGCCTCAGCGCACCGAAGACCATCGAGTGGGCACGCACCCAGTTCCCGCGCCTCGAAATCGTCCCCCTCAGCCCGGCGGGACACCACGCGCCGGAGGACGTGCCCGAGGACATCTCAGGCGCGCTCCGAAGCTGGCTCGATCGCCAGGGTTGGTAG
- a CDS encoding MarR family winged helix-turn-helix transcriptional regulator, with translation MAKYTTAGSAFTDLVLEIFQNNGLLLAAGDRLAAPSGLTSARWQVLGVVDHEPAPVANVARSIGLTRQSVQQTADALEAEGFIEYEENPHHRRAKLMRLTPKGRERLREVEARQLAWANKLGGKLTAASLKTVVGTLREVREALEQDASTNA, from the coding sequence ATGGCGAAATACACGACGGCCGGGTCGGCCTTCACGGACCTGGTGCTCGAAATCTTCCAGAACAACGGCCTGCTCCTGGCGGCGGGGGACCGGTTGGCGGCGCCGTCGGGGTTGACGAGCGCGCGGTGGCAGGTGTTGGGCGTGGTGGACCACGAGCCGGCGCCGGTGGCGAACGTGGCGCGGTCTATCGGGTTGACGCGGCAGAGCGTGCAGCAGACGGCGGACGCGTTGGAGGCGGAGGGGTTCATCGAGTACGAGGAGAACCCGCACCACCGTCGGGCCAAGTTGATGCGCTTGACGCCCAAGGGGCGCGAGCGGCTGCGCGAGGTGGAGGCCCGGCAGCTGGCGTGGGCCAACAAGCTGGGCGGCAAGCTGACCGCGGCGTCCTTGAAGACGGTGGTGGGCACGCTGCGCGAGGTGCGCGAGGCGCTGGAGCAGGACGCGTCCACGAATGCGTGA
- a CDS encoding heparin lyase I family protein encodes MFLLPGLASGDIIWRGDFETGNRSQYTREQMVSSDRLLVVSNPVAEGKYALKVTVKQGDDPINSSGNRNELVYLGKEKEGSEYYYRWKVMFAPDFPSVDTWQLFTQWHHDGCCGSPPLEFYVRGEEMRMSLNSDSTIPWRGKLVRGVWHEFILHVKWSAKASTGFVELWHNKEKVLAKRAAATMYAGQNNYLKLGLYRSDTVKPVGVLYHDGFIQATTLADVLDTTPTPTPDAGTPVDAGTPVVDAGTPVDAGTPAVDAGTPVADAGSRPDESPGGVIPPGDLSPSEDDEQAVGCNSSGGPLAGMALLGLMGLIGARRRRRS; translated from the coding sequence ATGTTCCTGCTCCCTGGCCTGGCGTCGGGGGACATCATCTGGCGGGGCGACTTCGAGACGGGCAACCGCTCGCAGTACACGCGAGAGCAGATGGTCAGCTCGGACCGCCTGTTGGTGGTGAGCAACCCCGTGGCCGAGGGCAAGTACGCGCTCAAGGTCACCGTGAAGCAGGGCGACGACCCCATCAACTCCAGTGGCAACCGCAACGAGCTGGTGTACCTGGGCAAGGAGAAGGAGGGCTCGGAGTACTACTACCGCTGGAAGGTGATGTTCGCGCCGGACTTCCCCAGCGTGGACACGTGGCAGCTCTTCACGCAGTGGCACCATGACGGCTGCTGCGGCTCGCCTCCGCTGGAGTTCTACGTGCGCGGCGAGGAGATGCGCATGTCGCTCAACTCCGACTCCACGATTCCGTGGCGCGGCAAGCTCGTGCGAGGCGTCTGGCACGAGTTCATCCTGCACGTGAAGTGGTCCGCGAAGGCGAGCACGGGCTTCGTGGAGCTGTGGCACAACAAGGAGAAGGTGCTCGCGAAGCGCGCCGCCGCGACGATGTACGCGGGGCAGAACAACTACCTGAAGCTGGGCCTGTACCGCAGCGACACCGTGAAGCCGGTGGGCGTGCTGTACCACGACGGTTTCATCCAAGCGACGACGCTCGCGGACGTGCTGGACACGACGCCCACGCCCACGCCCGACGCGGGCACGCCCGTGGACGCCGGCACGCCGGTGGTGGACGCAGGCACGCCCGTGGACGCAGGCACGCCCGCGGTGGACGCGGGGACTCCCGTGGCGGATGCGGGCTCGCGGCCGGACGAGTCACCGGGCGGCGTGATTCCTCCCGGCGATCTGTCTCCGAGCGAGGACGACGAGCAGGCCGTGGGCTGCAACAGCTCCGGCGGTCCGCTCGCGGGGATGGCGCTGCTGGGGTTGATGGGGCTCATCGGCGCGCGTCGGCGTCGGCGCTCCTGA
- a CDS encoding arginine N-succinyltransferase — protein sequence MLVLRDVQKTDLAGLKRLAAVLNTVNLPNNEETLESIIDKSVKSFAGKVKNPFEREYLFVLEDMRNGLIIGTSMIIAQHGTYEAPHIYYEVSEREHYSASLERHLRHKVLSIAYNYEGPTEIGGLVVDPPYRATPDKPGKQLSYVRFLFIAMHRRIFRPRVLAELLPPLLPDGRSLLWEACGKKFTGLTYLEADRLSRQNKEFIKELFPSSDIYASLFPDRVQKVLGEVGPQTRGVQRMLERVGFRYVERIDPFDGGPHFEANTGDVSLVRKYRTVKLAAEDFELEGDDVLVAFERESGRNRFRSVRCHARLDNQVAYLPARAKEILGASAGAKLSVIPFE from the coding sequence ATGCTTGTCCTGCGTGACGTCCAGAAGACCGACCTGGCCGGCCTCAAGCGGCTCGCCGCCGTGCTCAACACGGTGAACCTGCCGAACAACGAGGAGACGCTCGAGAGCATCATCGACAAGTCGGTGAAGAGCTTCGCCGGGAAGGTGAAGAACCCCTTCGAGCGCGAGTACCTCTTCGTGCTGGAGGACATGCGCAACGGGCTCATCATCGGCACGTCGATGATCATCGCCCAGCACGGCACGTACGAGGCGCCGCACATCTACTACGAGGTGAGCGAGCGGGAGCACTACTCCGCGTCCCTGGAGCGCCACCTGCGGCACAAGGTGCTGTCCATCGCCTACAACTACGAGGGCCCCACCGAAATCGGCGGGCTCGTGGTGGACCCGCCCTACCGCGCCACGCCGGACAAGCCCGGCAAGCAGCTGTCCTACGTGCGCTTCCTCTTCATCGCCATGCACCGGCGCATCTTCCGTCCCCGGGTGCTGGCGGAGCTGCTCCCGCCGCTCCTGCCGGATGGACGCAGCCTGTTGTGGGAGGCGTGCGGCAAGAAGTTCACCGGACTGACGTACCTGGAGGCGGACCGCCTCAGCCGGCAGAACAAGGAGTTCATCAAGGAGCTGTTCCCCTCGTCGGACATCTACGCGTCGCTCTTCCCGGACCGGGTGCAGAAGGTGCTCGGCGAGGTGGGGCCGCAGACGCGCGGCGTGCAACGCATGCTGGAGCGAGTGGGCTTCCGGTACGTGGAGCGCATCGACCCGTTCGACGGGGGCCCCCACTTCGAGGCGAACACGGGCGACGTGTCGCTGGTGCGCAAGTACCGCACGGTGAAGCTGGCGGCCGAGGACTTCGAGCTGGAGGGGGATGACGTCCTGGTCGCCTTCGAGCGCGAGTCGGGCCGCAACCGCTTCCGCTCGGTGCGCTGCCACGCCCGGCTGGACAACCAGGTGGCCTACCTGCCCGCACGCGCCAAGGAGATCCTGGGCGCGAGCGCCGGCGCGAAGCTGTCCGTCATCCCGTTCGAGTAG
- a CDS encoding lasso peptide biosynthesis protein, which produces MPTLLALLVLTLPANPGIPGAGQAHPSEETARYVFAWRGVPVGTVTLTQEAAAFRYESHHLHTRGEDSGARRRMALLEVDAEGRLVGRPVVPQALWLWRGPPTPGCVTGREELSGREGPHCVTGGTAPWVEGTLLGTPFRARYDARGRMDVLEVGESRFTVASPGTRLVAPPDFFAQGLPVQGERGALALVPALEVPARLPGMTPWTARAARALAARVHAAFIEKGPSAADWREDGEGEAGGCLAHALRFAAGARKQGVKVALVHGLLVVDGGPARPHAWVRVALEEGGALELDPTSMDPVRADTHLPVALADAQGPALEAGTRWLALLRGDHRVVRQP; this is translated from the coding sequence GTGCCCACCCTGCTTGCCCTCCTGGTCCTGACCCTCCCCGCGAACCCCGGCATCCCGGGCGCGGGCCAGGCCCACCCCTCCGAGGAGACGGCCCGCTACGTCTTCGCCTGGCGCGGGGTGCCCGTGGGGACCGTGACGCTGACGCAGGAGGCGGCGGCCTTCCGGTACGAGAGCCACCACCTGCACACGCGAGGGGAGGACTCGGGCGCCCGTCGACGCATGGCGTTGCTGGAGGTGGACGCCGAGGGCCGGCTCGTCGGCCGCCCGGTGGTGCCCCAGGCGCTGTGGCTGTGGCGCGGGCCTCCCACCCCGGGCTGCGTCACGGGCCGCGAGGAGCTCTCCGGCCGCGAGGGCCCACACTGCGTGACGGGCGGCACGGCCCCCTGGGTGGAGGGCACGCTCCTGGGGACACCCTTCCGGGCCCGCTACGACGCGCGCGGCCGCATGGACGTGCTGGAGGTGGGCGAGTCCCGCTTCACCGTGGCGTCGCCCGGCACGCGGCTGGTGGCGCCTCCGGACTTCTTCGCGCAGGGGTTGCCGGTGCAGGGCGAGCGCGGGGCACTCGCCCTGGTGCCCGCGCTGGAGGTGCCCGCGAGACTTCCGGGCATGACCCCCTGGACAGCCCGGGCCGCGAGGGCGCTGGCGGCGCGGGTGCACGCGGCCTTCATCGAGAAGGGGCCGAGCGCGGCGGACTGGCGCGAGGACGGCGAGGGTGAGGCGGGTGGGTGCCTCGCGCACGCGCTGCGCTTCGCGGCCGGAGCCCGCAAGCAGGGCGTGAAGGTGGCCCTGGTGCACGGGTTGTTGGTGGTGGATGGCGGGCCCGCGCGGCCGCATGCGTGGGTGCGCGTGGCGCTGGAGGAGGGGGGCGCGCTGGAGCTGGACCCCACGTCGATGGACCCGGTGCGCGCGGACACGCACCTGCCCGTGGCGCTGGCGGATGCGCAGGGCCCGGCGCTGGAGGCCGGCACTCGCTGGCTGGCCCTCCTACGAGGAGACCACCGCGTGGTGCGGCAGCCGTGA